A genome region from Geminicoccus roseus DSM 18922 includes the following:
- the purM gene encoding phosphoribosylformylglycinamidine cyclo-ligase has product MQNADQPAGGRYAEAGVDIDAGNELVRRIDGLTRATARPGATGALGGFGALFDLKEAGYRDPLLVSATDGVGTKILLAAKTGRIEAIGIDLVAMCVNDLVVQGAEPLFFLDYFATGKLDAASAAKIVAGIAEGCRQAGCALTGGETAEMPQMYAPGHFDLAGFAVGAVERGALLPRPDVAEGDVLLGLASSGVHSNGFSLVRLVIDEAKAELDAPAPFAPGQSLAEALLTPTRIYVKSCLEAIRAGGVKALAHITGGGLEENLPRVLPEGAAAVIDTRAWELPPVFRWLAEAGRLPQADLRRTFNAGIGMVLVVEPGRADALEAVLRQAGETVTRIGAIAPRAAGAAVVFQHIEQTWPAVPSPS; this is encoded by the coding sequence ATGCAGAACGCCGATCAGCCAGCCGGCGGCAGATATGCGGAGGCCGGGGTCGACATCGATGCCGGCAACGAGCTGGTGCGCCGGATCGACGGCCTGACCCGCGCCACCGCGAGGCCTGGCGCCACCGGGGCGCTGGGCGGCTTTGGCGCGCTGTTCGACCTGAAGGAGGCCGGCTACCGCGACCCGCTGCTGGTCTCGGCCACCGATGGGGTCGGCACCAAGATCCTGCTGGCGGCCAAGACCGGGCGGATCGAGGCGATCGGCATCGATCTGGTCGCCATGTGCGTCAACGACCTGGTGGTCCAGGGTGCCGAGCCCTTGTTCTTCCTGGACTATTTCGCCACCGGCAAGCTCGACGCAGCGTCTGCCGCCAAGATCGTGGCCGGGATCGCCGAGGGCTGCCGGCAGGCCGGCTGCGCGCTCACCGGCGGCGAGACCGCCGAGATGCCGCAGATGTACGCGCCCGGCCATTTCGACCTGGCCGGCTTCGCGGTGGGCGCCGTGGAGCGCGGCGCCCTCCTGCCGCGTCCCGACGTGGCGGAAGGCGACGTGCTGCTGGGCCTGGCGTCGTCGGGCGTGCACAGCAACGGCTTCTCGCTGGTCCGCCTGGTGATCGACGAGGCCAAGGCGGAGCTCGACGCCCCTGCCCCGTTCGCGCCCGGCCAGTCCCTGGCCGAGGCGCTGCTCACCCCCACCCGGATCTACGTGAAGAGCTGCCTGGAGGCGATCCGGGCCGGCGGGGTCAAGGCGCTGGCGCACATCACCGGTGGCGGGCTGGAGGAGAACCTGCCGCGAGTCCTGCCCGAGGGGGCGGCCGCGGTGATCGACACCCGGGCCTGGGAGCTGCCTCCCGTGTTCCGCTGGCTGGCCGAGGCCGGCCGGCTGCCCCAGGCCGACCTGCGCCGCACCTTCAATGCCGGGATCGGCATGGTGCTGGTGGTGGAGCCCGGCCGGGCCGACGCCCTGGAAGCGGTCCTGCGCCAGGCCGGCGAGACCGTCACCCGGATCGGCGCCATCGCCCCGCGCGCGGCCGGCGCCGCGGTCGTCTTCCAGCATATCGAGCAGACATGGCCCGCCGTCCCGTCGCCGTCCTGA
- the recR gene encoding recombination mediator RecR, which yields MSRNSAPGAIDELIKRLSRLPGLGPRSARRAALALLKRPDVLMTPLIRTLENCREQVRRCSVCGNLDATDPCSICADPGRDTASLCVVEEVEDLWAVERAGFFKGRYHVLGGRLSALDGIGPDELRIGQMLGRVQDQGIQEVILGLGATVEGQTTAHYIAERLHGLGVQVTGFGRGVPVGGELNYLDEGTLAAAYRARRPLG from the coding sequence CTGAGCCGCAACAGCGCGCCTGGCGCCATCGACGAGCTGATCAAGCGCCTGTCGCGCCTGCCGGGCTTAGGACCCCGCTCGGCCAGGCGCGCGGCGCTGGCCCTCCTCAAGCGGCCGGACGTGCTGATGACGCCGCTGATCCGCACGCTGGAGAACTGCAGGGAGCAGGTCCGGCGCTGCTCGGTCTGCGGCAACCTGGACGCCACCGACCCCTGCTCGATCTGCGCCGATCCCGGCCGGGACACCGCCAGCCTGTGCGTGGTCGAGGAGGTCGAGGACCTCTGGGCGGTGGAGCGGGCCGGCTTCTTCAAGGGCCGCTACCATGTGCTGGGCGGCCGCCTGTCCGCCCTGGACGGGATCGGCCCGGACGAGTTGCGGATCGGCCAGATGCTGGGCCGGGTGCAGGACCAGGGCATCCAGGAGGTGATCCTGGGCCTGGGCGCCACCGTCGAGGGCCAGACCACCGCCCACTACATCGCCGAGCGGCTGCACGGCCTGGGCGTGCAGGTCACCGGCTTTGGCCGGGGCGTGCCGGTGGGCGGCGAACTGAACTATCTGGACGAGGGCACCCTCGCCGCGGCCTACCGGGCGCGCCGGCCGCTCGGCTGA
- the fmt gene encoding methionyl-tRNA formyltransferase yields the protein MPADPGSPKTSGTDGPLRVVVMGSTGFVLPSLERLLASADHEVVAVYTRPPAAKGRGQQLRRTDVHERAMEAGIPVETPARFKEEGAVERLAGYRPDLIVTGAYGLILPRAVLDVPRLCCINLHASLLPRWRGAAPIERAIMAGDRETGVCLFQMEPGLDTGPVYAEGRLPIGPDTTAADLHRDLALLAADLLLPTLAGIASGALLPVAQPEEGVTYAEKLHKDTGRLDFSCPAAELERMVRALEPRPGAFAVLNGERITVRRASVVADADRPAGGQPGEVVAAPLVVACGSGALRLEVLQRPGKKAMAAADLLRGWKLPVGTRFDPIG from the coding sequence GTGCCGGCTGACCCGGGCTCCCCGAAAACCTCCGGGACGGACGGCCCGCTGCGGGTCGTGGTGATGGGCTCGACCGGGTTCGTCCTGCCGAGCCTGGAGCGGCTGCTGGCCTCGGCGGACCACGAGGTGGTGGCGGTCTATACCCGGCCGCCGGCGGCCAAGGGGCGCGGCCAGCAGCTGCGGCGCACCGACGTGCACGAGCGCGCCATGGAGGCCGGGATCCCGGTGGAGACCCCGGCGCGGTTCAAGGAGGAAGGTGCGGTCGAGCGCCTGGCCGGCTATCGGCCGGACCTGATCGTCACCGGCGCCTACGGGCTGATCCTGCCCAGGGCGGTCCTCGACGTGCCGCGCCTTTGCTGCATCAACCTGCACGCCTCGCTCCTGCCGCGCTGGCGGGGTGCGGCGCCGATCGAGCGGGCGATCATGGCCGGCGACCGCGAGACCGGGGTCTGTTTGTTCCAGATGGAGCCGGGCCTGGACACCGGCCCGGTCTATGCGGAAGGCAGGCTGCCGATCGGGCCCGACACCACGGCCGCCGACCTGCATCGCGACCTGGCCCTGCTGGCGGCCGACCTGCTGCTGCCGACCCTGGCCGGGATCGCCAGCGGCGCGCTCCTTCCGGTGGCGCAGCCCGAGGAGGGCGTCACCTATGCCGAGAAGCTGCACAAGGACACCGGCCGGCTGGATTTCTCCTGCCCGGCGGCGGAGCTGGAGCGGATGGTGCGGGCGCTGGAGCCCAGGCCCGGCGCGTTCGCGGTGCTGAACGGCGAGCGGATCACGGTGCGCCGGGCGAGCGTGGTGGCGGACGCGGACCGGCCGGCGGGCGGGCAGCCGGGCGAGGTCGTGGCCGCGCCCCTGGTGGTGGCGTGCGGCAGCGGCGCCTTGCGGCTGGAGGTGCTGCAGCGCCCCGGCAAGAAGGCCATGGCCGCGGCGGACCTGCTGCGCGGCTGGAAGCTGCCGGTCGGCACTCGGTTCGATCCCATCGGATGA
- a CDS encoding DNA polymerase III subunit gamma/tau, with amino-acid sequence MRDDTTASGYKVLARAYRPQRLSELVGQDALVRTLTNAFASGRLAHAFLLTGIRGVGKTTTARIIAKALNCEGPDGKGGPTPEPCGVCGPCRSIEAQNAIDVVELDAATHTGVDNMRDLLASVRYGPTALRTKVYIVDEVHMLSASAFAALLKTLEEPPAHTKFVFATTEQRKVPVTIVSRCQRFDLKRVPPSVLSAHLARICAKEQVEAEDDALALVARIAEGSVRDSLSLLDQAIALGGGRVEAAQVADMLGLADRARLLDLLEPLLTARPKEALDVFAELHARGADPVAVIQDLLGACHWLSRLKLDPNADPGWHTGKDGHQRGLALAGRVGLPAAARAWQVLLRGLEEVKAAADGAMAAEMLLLRLACLAELPPPADLLRKLEQLGQGGSAAPVRPEPASAGPAAVLVAPPVAQAPPALASRPPAEPRAAAAPDFADFAELVTFLRGHDEPMLASMLETGVHLVRMAPQRLEIRPAAGVRPDLANLLQDALLLRTGRRWMVAIVNERGAPTLAEQRAVVRDRLIEQLSADPAIRRILDTYPGARIEDVRPSASELASPPTEQRIERA; translated from the coding sequence ATGCGAGACGACACCACCGCGTCCGGCTACAAGGTCCTGGCGAGAGCCTACCGCCCCCAGCGCCTGTCGGAACTGGTGGGCCAGGACGCCCTGGTCCGCACCCTCACCAATGCGTTCGCCTCCGGCCGGCTGGCCCATGCCTTCCTGCTGACCGGCATCCGCGGGGTCGGCAAGACCACGACCGCCCGGATCATCGCCAAGGCCCTGAACTGCGAGGGGCCGGACGGCAAGGGCGGGCCAACGCCCGAGCCCTGCGGCGTGTGCGGCCCCTGCCGCTCGATCGAGGCGCAGAACGCCATCGACGTGGTCGAGCTGGACGCCGCGACCCATACCGGCGTCGACAACATGCGCGACCTGCTGGCCAGCGTCCGCTACGGCCCCACCGCGCTGCGCACCAAGGTCTACATCGTGGACGAGGTGCACATGCTCTCGGCCAGCGCGTTTGCGGCGCTGCTGAAGACGCTGGAGGAGCCGCCCGCCCACACCAAATTCGTGTTCGCCACCACCGAGCAGCGCAAGGTGCCGGTGACGATCGTCTCGCGCTGCCAGCGCTTCGACCTCAAGCGCGTGCCGCCTTCGGTGCTGTCCGCTCATCTGGCCCGGATCTGCGCCAAGGAGCAGGTCGAGGCCGAGGACGACGCGCTGGCGCTGGTCGCGCGGATCGCCGAGGGATCGGTGCGCGATTCGCTTTCGCTGCTCGACCAGGCGATCGCCCTTGGCGGCGGCCGGGTCGAGGCCGCCCAGGTCGCCGACATGCTGGGCCTGGCCGACCGGGCGCGCCTGCTCGACCTCCTGGAGCCGCTGCTGACCGCGCGGCCCAAGGAGGCGCTGGACGTCTTCGCCGAGCTGCACGCCCGCGGCGCCGACCCGGTGGCGGTGATCCAGGACCTGCTCGGCGCCTGCCACTGGCTGTCCCGGCTCAAGCTCGACCCGAACGCCGATCCGGGTTGGCACACCGGCAAGGACGGCCATCAGCGCGGCCTAGCGCTCGCCGGCCGGGTCGGCCTGCCGGCCGCGGCCCGCGCCTGGCAGGTGCTGCTGCGCGGCCTGGAGGAGGTCAAGGCCGCCGCCGACGGCGCCATGGCCGCGGAGATGCTGCTCTTGCGCCTGGCTTGCCTGGCCGAGCTGCCGCCACCCGCCGACCTGCTGCGCAAGCTGGAGCAGCTGGGCCAGGGTGGCTCGGCTGCCCCTGTCCGGCCCGAGCCGGCCAGCGCCGGCCCGGCCGCGGTGCTGGTGGCGCCGCCGGTGGCCCAGGCTCCCCCTGCCCTGGCGAGCCGTCCCCCGGCCGAGCCGCGCGCCGCCGCCGCCCCGGACTTCGCCGACTTCGCCGAGCTGGTGACCTTCCTGCGCGGCCATGACGAGCCGATGCTGGCCTCCATGCTGGAGACCGGGGTGCATCTGGTGCGGATGGCGCCGCAGCGCCTGGAGATCCGCCCGGCCGCCGGGGTGCGGCCGGACCTGGCCAACCTTTTGCAGGACGCCCTGCTCCTGCGCACCGGCCGGCGCTGGATGGTCGCGATCGTCAACGAGCGCGGCGCCCCGACGCTTGCCGAGCAGCGCGCGGTGGTGCGCGACCGCCTGATCGAGCAATTGTCGGCGGACCCGGCGATCCGGCGCATCCTGGACACCTATCCCGGCGCCCGGATCGAGGATGTCCGGCCATCCGCCAGCGAACTTGCCAGCCCCCCAACCGAACAGAGGATCGAGCGCGCATGA
- the nudC gene encoding NAD(+) diphosphatase has product MLRRLKPPPHVYSSVGFDRAAIYRKDLAWLTQRRSDHATRVILSHGLNLAVLEAEDGPHAGFLTVADLGQELDDNAVFLGVIDGVAYFVAELDDPAKATLPLVDLRSVGPVLPPHEAGMMASARALLHWHTTHRFCGSCGTATLPTDAGHARRCPNCGRDHFPRTDPAVIVLVTHGDQALLGRSARFPPGMYSTLAGFVEPGESLEQAVEREIFEESGIRLEQIQYRSSQPWPFPQSLMLGFRATAASTELKIDLDELEDALWIPREVLGDPERSPVLLPREDSIARFLIEEWLAEG; this is encoded by the coding sequence TTGCTGCGTCGCCTGAAACCACCGCCGCACGTCTATTCCAGCGTCGGCTTCGACCGAGCCGCCATCTACCGCAAGGACCTGGCCTGGCTGACCCAGCGCCGGTCCGACCATGCCACCAGGGTGATCCTGTCCCATGGCCTGAACCTGGCGGTGCTGGAGGCGGAGGACGGGCCGCATGCCGGCTTCCTGACCGTGGCCGATCTTGGCCAGGAGCTCGACGACAACGCCGTGTTCCTGGGCGTGATCGACGGGGTCGCCTATTTCGTGGCCGAGCTGGACGATCCGGCCAAGGCGACCCTGCCGCTGGTCGACCTGCGCAGCGTCGGCCCGGTGCTGCCGCCGCACGAGGCCGGCATGATGGCCTCCGCCCGCGCCCTTCTGCACTGGCACACCACCCACCGGTTCTGCGGCAGCTGCGGCACCGCCACCCTGCCGACCGATGCCGGCCATGCTAGGCGCTGCCCGAACTGCGGCCGCGACCATTTCCCCCGCACCGATCCGGCGGTGATCGTGCTGGTGACCCATGGCGACCAGGCCCTGCTCGGCCGCTCGGCGCGCTTCCCGCCGGGCATGTACTCGACGCTCGCCGGGTTCGTGGAGCCGGGCGAGAGCCTGGAGCAGGCGGTGGAGCGGGAGATCTTCGAGGAGTCCGGCATCCGCCTGGAGCAGATCCAGTACCGTTCCTCACAGCCCTGGCCGTTCCCGCAGTCGCTGATGCTGGGCTTTCGGGCGACGGCGGCCTCCACCGAACTGAAGATCGACCTCGACGAGCTGGAGGACGCCTTGTGGATCCCCCGCGAGGTGCTGGGCGACCCGGAGCGCTCGCCGGTGCTGCTGCCGCGCGAGGACAGCATCGCCCGGTTCCTGATCGAGGAGTGGCTGGCCGAGGGGTAG
- the truA gene encoding tRNA pseudouridine(38-40) synthase TruA: MTRLALVVEYDGRPFVGWQRQDNGPTVQAALEEAVRRFCGEQPVLVGAGRTDTGVHAAAQVAHLDLDRAVDPGRMRDALNHHLRPAPVAVLAVRPMPEDFHARFGAVSRAYRYRILTRRAPPTTERGLVWHHPNRLDAEVMHDAGQTLVGVHDFTSFRAVACQARSPRKSLDLLHVRRLGDVVEVNVRARSFLHHQVRNIVGSLALVGSGKRPHGWIQEVLEARDRTQAGPTAPPDGLTLMEIGYPGWNSREHR, encoded by the coding sequence ATGACGCGGCTGGCCCTGGTCGTCGAGTATGACGGCCGTCCGTTCGTCGGCTGGCAGCGCCAGGACAACGGCCCGACGGTGCAGGCGGCCCTGGAGGAGGCGGTCCGGCGCTTTTGCGGCGAGCAGCCCGTGCTGGTGGGGGCGGGGCGCACCGATACCGGCGTGCACGCGGCGGCCCAGGTCGCCCATCTGGACCTGGACCGGGCGGTCGATCCCGGGCGGATGCGCGACGCGCTCAACCATCACCTGCGCCCGGCCCCGGTGGCGGTTTTGGCGGTGCGGCCGATGCCGGAGGATTTCCATGCCCGCTTCGGCGCGGTCAGCCGGGCCTACCGCTACCGGATCCTGACCCGGCGCGCGCCGCCCACCACCGAGCGCGGCCTAGTCTGGCACCACCCGAACCGGCTGGACGCGGAAGTGATGCACGACGCCGGCCAGACGCTGGTGGGCGTGCACGACTTCACCAGCTTCCGCGCGGTCGCCTGCCAGGCGCGCTCGCCGCGCAAGTCCCTGGACCTGCTGCATGTCCGCCGCCTGGGCGATGTGGTCGAGGTGAACGTGCGCGCGCGCTCCTTTCTCCACCACCAGGTCCGCAACATCGTGGGCTCCCTGGCGCTGGTCGGCAGCGGCAAGCGGCCGCATGGCTGGATCCAGGAGGTCCTGGAGGCCCGCGACCGCACCCAAGCCGGCCCGACCGCCCCGCCCGACGGCCTGACCCTGATGGAAATCGGCTACCCCGGCTGGAACAGCCGGGAGCATCGCTGA
- a CDS encoding calcium/sodium antiporter, translating to MTWLLILSGLVLLVVGGELLVRGAVSAARAIGISPLMIGLTLVGFGTSAPELVTSLIAAFQGAPGIAVGNVVGSNIANILLILGVTALIYPLAVAPPAFRRDGLALAGSTVACLGAVLWGFMDRWIGLLFVAVLVAYIAWAYRSERAAPDAEAEMHEHVAEDARAGPGGILGSVVLALVGIAATVGGARLLVGGAIELAQSAGISETVIGLTIVAVGTSLPELVACAVAALRRHADVALGNVIGSNIYNVLGILGITSSVHPIAIPVEIARLDIWVLIAATALVLLFLRTGWTLRRWEGAVFVLLYGAYAGYLVVDAGMA from the coding sequence ATGACCTGGCTGTTGATCCTGTCCGGCCTCGTGCTGCTGGTCGTCGGCGGCGAACTGCTGGTCCGCGGCGCGGTCAGCGCCGCCCGGGCAATCGGCATCTCGCCGTTGATGATCGGGCTGACGCTGGTCGGGTTCGGCACCTCCGCCCCGGAGCTGGTCACCAGCCTGATCGCCGCGTTCCAGGGAGCGCCCGGCATCGCGGTCGGCAACGTGGTCGGCTCCAACATCGCCAACATCCTGCTGATCCTGGGCGTCACCGCGCTGATCTATCCCCTGGCCGTGGCGCCGCCCGCCTTCCGCCGCGACGGCCTGGCGCTGGCCGGCTCGACGGTAGCTTGCCTGGGCGCGGTGCTGTGGGGCTTCATGGACCGCTGGATCGGCCTGCTGTTCGTGGCGGTGCTGGTCGCCTACATCGCCTGGGCCTACCGCAGCGAGCGCGCGGCACCCGATGCCGAGGCGGAGATGCACGAGCATGTCGCCGAAGACGCGCGGGCCGGACCGGGCGGCATCCTCGGCTCGGTCGTGCTGGCGCTGGTCGGCATCGCCGCCACCGTGGGCGGCGCCCGCCTGCTGGTCGGCGGGGCGATCGAGCTTGCCCAGTCGGCCGGCATCTCGGAGACCGTGATCGGCCTGACCATCGTGGCGGTGGGGACCTCGCTGCCGGAACTGGTCGCCTGCGCGGTCGCCGCGCTGCGCCGGCATGCCGACGTGGCGCTGGGCAACGTCATCGGCTCGAACATCTACAACGTGCTGGGGATTTTGGGCATCACCTCCTCGGTCCATCCGATCGCGATCCCGGTCGAGATCGCCCGGCTGGACATCTGGGTGCTGATCGCGGCGACGGCGCTCGTGCTCCTGTTCCTGCGCACCGGCTGGACGCTGCGGCGCTGGGAGGGCGCGGTGTTCGTGCTGCTCTACGGCGCCTATGCCGGCTACCTGGTCGTGGATGCCGGGATGGCCTGA
- a CDS encoding DUF2066 domain-containing protein, with protein sequence MLSALLLLSSVPAADAQSTDQRQFVEHDVPAEASADDAVQARAAAIAKGQVTALERLLVRLTGANPSRVPTVPEDQIDQYVRSFEIQQEQVGARTYSAELTVTFRPEPVQELLRSNGLSYGIVEVLPTVLLAYGPDGDPFLEGDPWRDAVIEAAGRSAAVEPVLPLGDAQDLAIPQAAAQAGDQGTLQPVADRYAAKAVLVAQAALRPQADGSQGLTVQGQYLGQDGSVRALPAQEVPPTAEGLPDYEIAARSLLDSLDRQVGQSVVRSDAIVELLTVSVPLADLGAWVQIRRALAETPEIRTTKVQRFSRREAQVVLGHVGSVEDVRVALARRGLDLSQEIEGWRLRRAGDPPVSTIGG encoded by the coding sequence GTGCTATCCGCTCTTCTCCTGCTCTCGTCCGTGCCAGCAGCGGACGCCCAGAGCACCGACCAGCGCCAGTTCGTCGAGCACGACGTGCCGGCGGAGGCATCTGCCGACGATGCCGTGCAGGCCCGCGCCGCCGCCATCGCCAAGGGCCAGGTCACCGCCCTGGAGCGGCTGCTGGTGCGGCTGACCGGCGCCAACCCTTCCCGGGTGCCGACGGTGCCGGAAGACCAGATCGACCAGTATGTGCGCAGCTTCGAGATCCAGCAGGAGCAGGTCGGCGCCAGGACCTATTCGGCCGAGCTGACCGTGACCTTCCGGCCGGAGCCGGTCCAGGAGCTCCTGCGCAGCAACGGTTTGTCCTACGGCATCGTCGAGGTGCTGCCGACCGTGCTCCTGGCCTACGGGCCGGACGGCGACCCGTTCCTGGAGGGCGACCCCTGGCGCGACGCGGTGATCGAGGCTGCCGGCCGCTCGGCCGCGGTGGAGCCGGTGCTGCCGCTGGGCGACGCCCAGGACCTGGCGATCCCGCAGGCCGCCGCCCAGGCCGGCGACCAGGGCACCCTGCAGCCCGTGGCGGACCGCTACGCCGCCAAGGCGGTGCTGGTCGCCCAGGCGGCGCTGCGCCCGCAGGCGGATGGGAGCCAGGGCCTGACGGTCCAGGGGCAGTATCTGGGCCAGGACGGCAGCGTCCGGGCGCTGCCCGCCCAGGAGGTGCCGCCCACCGCCGAGGGCCTGCCCGACTACGAGATCGCCGCCCGCAGCCTGCTGGACTCGCTCGACCGTCAGGTCGGGCAGAGCGTGGTGCGCAGCGACGCCATCGTCGAGCTCCTGACCGTGAGCGTGCCGCTTGCCGACCTTGGCGCCTGGGTCCAAATAAGGCGGGCACTCGCCGAGACCCCGGAGATCCGCACGACCAAGGTCCAGCGGTTCAGCCGCCGGGAGGCGCAGGTGGTGCTGGGCCATGTGGGCAGTGTCGAGGACGTGCGCGTCGCGCTGGCGCGGCGTGGCCTCGACCTGAGCCAGGAGATCGAAGGATGGCGGTTGCGTCGAGCGGGCGACCCGCCGGTGTCGACCATCGGCGGCTGA
- a CDS encoding YbaB/EbfC family nucleoid-associated protein, with amino-acid sequence MKNLGNMLKEAQKMQARMGEMQQKMAEMEVEGGAGAGLVSVVLNGKGEMRKIKIDPSLMVADDVEILEDLIVAAVNDAKGKIETQMQEEMQKLTGGLQLPPGMKLPF; translated from the coding sequence ATGAAGAATCTCGGCAACATGCTCAAAGAAGCCCAGAAGATGCAGGCCCGCATGGGCGAGATGCAGCAGAAGATGGCGGAGATGGAGGTCGAGGGCGGTGCCGGCGCCGGCCTGGTCTCGGTGGTCCTGAACGGCAAGGGCGAGATGCGGAAGATCAAGATCGACCCGTCGCTCATGGTCGCCGACGACGTCGAGATCCTGGAGGACCTGATTGTCGCCGCGGTCAACGACGCCAAGGGCAAGATCGAGACGCAGATGCAGGAAGAGATGCAGAAGCTGACCGGCGGGCTGCAGCTGCCGCCCGGCATGAAGCTGCCGTTCTGA
- the def gene encoding peptide deformylase yields the protein MALLPILEVPDPRLRQKARPVAAVDARVAALLEDMLETMYAAPGIGLAAPQIGVDERIVVVDVAAKEEEPNPIRLINPEVVETSGEPVEAEEGCLSLPNQFAPVKRPSQVTVRFLDEAGREQRIEADGLLARCLLHEIDHLDGILFTDHLSRLKREMLMKKLDKQRRQRAG from the coding sequence ATGGCCTTGCTGCCCATCCTGGAAGTTCCCGATCCGCGCCTGCGCCAGAAGGCCAGGCCGGTGGCGGCGGTCGACGCCCGCGTCGCCGCCCTGCTCGAGGACATGCTGGAAACGATGTACGCCGCCCCGGGCATCGGCCTGGCCGCCCCGCAGATCGGCGTGGACGAGCGGATCGTGGTGGTGGACGTGGCGGCCAAGGAGGAGGAGCCCAACCCGATCCGGCTGATCAACCCGGAAGTGGTGGAAACCTCCGGCGAGCCGGTCGAGGCCGAGGAGGGCTGCCTGAGCCTGCCCAACCAGTTCGCGCCGGTGAAGCGGCCGAGCCAGGTCACCGTCCGCTTCCTGGACGAGGCCGGCCGGGAGCAGCGGATCGAGGCGGACGGGCTCTTGGCCCGCTGCCTGCTGCACGAGATCGACCATCTGGACGGGATCCTGTTCACCGACCATCTAAGCCGGCTCAAGCGCGAGATGCTGATGAAGAAGCTCGACAAGCAGCGGCGCCAGCGTGCCGGCTGA
- a CDS encoding DUF1801 domain-containing protein: MTGVERPKLLSSGNPQIPKGEGDAPVQAYIAAMPGWKSDIGRRLDEIVERISPGVIKAVKWNTPLYGKNDGWFFSMYCYTRYVQLTFMRGACLSPVPPGKSKVEGTRYFNIYEGDELDEAQIENWVEQASRLPGVAL; encoded by the coding sequence ATGACAGGTGTCGAGAGACCCAAGCTGCTGTCGAGCGGCAATCCCCAGATTCCGAAGGGCGAAGGCGACGCACCAGTCCAGGCGTACATCGCCGCGATGCCCGGCTGGAAAAGCGACATCGGACGCAGGCTGGATGAGATTGTGGAAAGGATTTCCCCCGGTGTCATCAAGGCGGTCAAGTGGAATACGCCGCTCTATGGTAAGAATGATGGCTGGTTCTTCTCCATGTATTGCTACACGCGATATGTTCAGTTGACCTTCATGCGCGGGGCCTGCCTGTCACCCGTCCCGCCGGGAAAGTCCAAGGTCGAGGGGACCCGATACTTCAACATCTACGAAGGGGATGAATTGGACGAGGCCCAGATCGAGAACTGGGTGGAGCAGGCCAGCCGGCTGCCGGGCGTGGCGCTTTAG
- the purN gene encoding phosphoribosylglycinamide formyltransferase has protein sequence MARRPVAVLISGSGSNLQALIDHGASPEASYEIVRVISNVAGAFGLERAARAGIAHQVIDHRGFASRAAFDQALGRALAESGAELVCLAGFMRILGPELVEAWADRMLNIHPALLPSFKGLHTHEQALAAGVRLHGCTVHVVRPALDDGPIVVQGVVPVLPGDDAASLAARVIRLEHRAYPLALDLLASGRARVEGEVVRVEPGTPTLIVHPELG, from the coding sequence ATGGCCCGCCGTCCCGTCGCCGTCCTGATCTCCGGGTCGGGCTCCAACCTGCAGGCCCTGATCGACCATGGCGCCAGCCCGGAGGCCAGCTACGAGATCGTCCGGGTGATCTCCAACGTGGCCGGCGCCTTCGGGCTGGAGCGGGCCGCGCGCGCCGGGATCGCCCACCAGGTGATCGACCATCGCGGCTTCGCCAGCCGCGCGGCGTTCGACCAGGCGCTCGGCCGGGCGCTGGCGGAAAGCGGCGCGGAGCTGGTCTGCCTGGCCGGCTTCATGCGGATCCTGGGGCCGGAGCTGGTGGAGGCCTGGGCCGACCGGATGCTCAACATCCACCCGGCGCTGCTGCCCTCGTTCAAGGGCCTGCACACCCACGAGCAGGCGCTGGCCGCCGGGGTGCGCCTGCATGGCTGCACCGTCCACGTGGTCCGCCCGGCGCTGGACGACGGTCCGATCGTGGTGCAGGGCGTGGTGCCGGTGCTGCCCGGCGACGACGCCGCGAGCCTGGCCGCGCGGGTGATCCGGCTGGAGCACCGCGCATATCCCCTGGCGCTGGACCTGCTGGCGTCCGGCCGGGCCCGGGTCGAGGGCGAGGTGGTCCGGGTCGAGCCCGGCACGCCGACGCTGATCGTCCATCCCGAACTCGGCTGA